GACCTGAACGCCACGGAGCACCCGCTCGGCGCCACCGGCACGTTCACCGCGGAGCAGGTCGAGGCGATCCGGTCGATCCTCGCGGAGGTCGCGCCCGTCGTCGCGTGGGGCGGGGACTTCGACGGGCGGGTCGACGAGATGCACTTCGAGATCGTGGGCGACGCCGAGGCGGTCGCCGAGGTGGCCGCGCGGCTGACCGGCGCGGCCCCGGAGGGCTGAGCCGCCGGCGGGACGCGCGCGACCCGTCGGCGTCCCCGCTGCCGGGTCAGGACCGCTCGCGGCGGTCCTCCTCGTCCCACGCCTCGGAGCGGGCGCGCGCCTTCTCGAGCGCGTGCTGCGCGGCGTCGCGCGTCGGGTAGGGGCCCATGAGGTGCGCCCACGTCGACTGCTTGCCCTGCTCGACCTGGCCGGTCTGGGTGTTGTAGTAGAACTCGTCGGCCACGGCGGCCTCCCTCGGTGCGCGGGCCCGCGGTCGGCGTGCGGGCCGTCGCTTCGTAGACTGCCAGGCATGACGTCCGTCCACGCGCCGAGGCCGGCGCTCGTCCCGGGCCGCGTCGGCCCGCGGCGCCCGGTCCCCGCGTCCCTCCCGCGCCCCGAGTACGTCGACCGCCCGGCCCCCGAGCCCTACACGGGCAGCGACGTCGTCGCCCCGGAGGTCGTCGAGAGGATCCGGGTGGCCGCCCGCATCGCGGCGCAGGCGCTCGCCGAGGTCGGCCGGCACGTCGCCCCCGGCGTCACGACGGACGAGCTCGACCGCGTCGGGCACGAGTTCCTGCTCGACCACCACGCCTACCCGTCGACGCTCGGCTACCGCGGCTTCCCGAAGTCGCTGTGCACCTCGGTGAACGAGGTCATCTGCCACGGCATCCCCGACTCGACCGTCCTCGAGGACGGCGACATCGTCAACGTCGACATCACCGCGTACACCGGCGGGGTGCACGGGGACAACAACGCGACGTTCCTGGTCGGGGACGTCGACGAGGAGTCGCGGCTGCTGGTCGAGCGCACGCAGGAGGCCCTGGCCCGGGCGATCAAGGCCGTCCGCCCCGGGCGCGAGGTCAACGTCATCGGCCGCGTCATCGAGAAGTACGCGGCCCGCTTCGGGTACGGGGTGGTGCGCGACTACACCGGGCACGGCGTCGGCGAGGCGTTCCACTCCGGGCTGGTCATCCCGCACTACGACGCCGCCCCGCAGTACGACCGGGTCATCGAGCCCGGGATGGTCTTCACCATCGAGCCGATGCTCAACCTCGGCACCCCCGACTGGACGACGTGGGACGACGGGTGGACGGTGGTCACCGCCGACCTGCGCCGCAGCGCCCAGTTCGAGCACACCCTGCTGGTCACCGACACCGGAGCGGAGATCCTCACACTCCCATGAGCGCGCACACCTCCTCCCACGCCCCGAGGGCGTTCGGCATCGACATCGGCGGCTCGGGGATCAAGGGCGCCCCCGTCGACCTGACGACCGGCGAGTTCGCCGCCGACCGGGTCCGCATCCCCACCCCGCAGCCCGCGACCCCCGCCGCCGTGGCGGAGACGGTCGCCGAGCTGGTCGGCCGGTTCGACCTGCCGGACGACACCCCGGTCGGCGTGACGTTCCCGGCCGTCGTGCAGCACGGCGTCGCGCGGTCCGCCGCCAACGTCGACGTCTCGTGGATCGGCACGAACATCGAGCACGTGCTCGGCGAGGCCGTCGGCCGCCCGGTGCTCGCCGTGAACGACGCCGACGCCGCCGGGTACGCCGAGACGCTGTACGGCGCCGCGCGGTCCACGTCCGGCGTGACGTTCATCTGCACGCTCGGCACCGGCATCGGGACCGCGATGGTCGTGGACGGGGTGCTCGTGCCGAACCTCGAGCTGGGGCACCTCGAGATCGACGGGCACGACGCCGAGACCCGCGCCTCGGACGCGGCGCGCGACCGCGAGGGCCTCGACTTCGAGCAGTGGGCCGAGCGGCTGCAGCGCTACTTCGGCGTCATCGAGGACCTGTTCTGGCCGGACCTCATCGTCGTCGGCGGCGGCGTCAGCAAGCACCACGAGAAGTTCCTGCCGCTGCTGCACCTGCGCGCCCCGATCGTGCCCGCGCAGCTGCGCAACGCCGCCGGCATCGTCGGTGCCGCGGCGCTCGCCTCCCGCGCCGCCCGGGCCGCGGCCGGCGCCGCCGCCTCCTGAGCCACCCGCCCCGGCCCCCGCACCACGTGCGCGGGCCGGGGCCCGGCCGTACCGTCCCCGCATGGGACTCGTGGTGAGCCAGCTCTGCATCGACGCGCGCGACCCGGTCGCCCTCGCCCGCTGGTGGCAGCAGGTGCTGGGCTGGCGCGTCGACGAGGACGAGGACGAGGTGGCGCTGGAGCCGCCGGACGCCGCCACCCCGGCGTGGCTGTTCCTCCGCGTCCCCGAGGACAAGCAGGTCAAGAACCGGCTGCACGTCGACCTGCGGCCGCCGGACGGCTCCGACCAGGCCACCGAGCTGGACCGCCTGCTGCGCCTCGGTGCCGTCCCGGTCGACGTCGGTCAGGGCCCCGACGTCACCTGGCACGTGCTCGCCGACCCGGAGGGCAACGAGTTCTGCCTGCTGCGCAGCACGCCGTCACAGCTCGCCGCGCTGCTCGCCGCGGAGGACGCCGCTCGGGATGCGGGCGGAGCGGACCCGGCTTAACGTCGAAGGGCCAGGTCACCGCAGCGCAAGGAGGATCTCATGGGACTCGACGACAAGATCGCGAACGCCGCGGAGAAGGTGTCCGGCAAGGCCAAGGAGGCCGCCGGCCGCGCGAGCGACGACGAGCGTCTCGAGGCCGAGGGCCGGACCGACCAGTCGAAGGCGGACCTCAAGGACGCCGGCGAGAAGGTCAAGGACGCCTTCAAGCACTGACCCCCGCGCCGTGACAGGTGCCCCGCCCCGGTCCCCGGGCGCGGGGCACCGTCGTACCCGGCCCGCGGCCCGGGACTCAGACCGGGTCGTCGCGCAGAGCGGCGGGGCGCACCGGCGTGCGGAACCGCGGGGCGCCGTCCTCGCTCGGCTCCGGCGTCCACCGCCCCGTCGCGCTGAGCCCGACGACGTCGAGGTGCACCTGGGCGATGTCCTCCAGCGGGAGCGGGTAGTTCGGCGCCGAGGTGCGGCTCTCCGCGAGCGGCACGTCGTCCTCCGCGAGCAGCGTCAGGGTCCACGTCACGGCGTCCGCGCCGGCGTGCACGGGCGAGTGCACCAGCAGGTGCCGTGCGCGGCCCGCCTCGGGTCCGCTCAGTGCCGCGATGCGCGGCAGCCGCCGTCCGGTCGTCATCGGTGCCCCCTGCTCGCTCGAGGCCCGGGATTCTCCAGCCCGGTCCAGGGTGGGTCCCGCTGCGGCGCGCCGCCGGGACCTCCGTCCCTGGTGCACCCGCCGGACGGGTGGGTGGGCGGGCGCCGACCTCGCGCTACAGCCGCTTCTCGAGCAGCAGCACGTCCCGCCACTGCCCCGCCAGCGGCCCGTGGGACATCAGCCCGAGCCGCTCGCGCCGCCCGACGACGCGGAACCCGGCGGCCTCGTGGAGAGCGAGGCTCGCGGCGTTCTCGGGGAACACGCCGGACTGCGCGGTCCAGACCCCGGCCGCCGCCGCGGCCTGCAGCAGCGCGTCCATCAGCAGCCTCCCGACGCCGCGCCCGCGGGCCGCCGACGCGACGTACAGCGAGACCTCCACGACTCCCGCGTAGACGCACCGCCCGGACACGGGGCTCGCGGCCACCCAGCCCAGGACGGACCCGGAGTCGTCGACGGCGACCAGGCGGAGGTCCTCCCGGTGGCCCGTGTCGAACTCCTCCCACGTCGGGGGCTCCGCCTGGAACGTCGCGTGACCCGTCGCAATCCCCTCGGCGAACACCGCCAGCACGGCGTCGGCGTGGTCGCCGGTCATCGGCTCGACGTGCACGGTCGCAGCGAGGTGGGTGGCGTTGCCCATGCGGTCCTCCGGTCGTGGTCGTGGCGCGTCCCCATGGTGCCACCGGAGTTCACCCGCACGCCGACGGCGCCCCGCCGTGCCGCCCCGGACCGCGTGCCGGACACTGCCGCCGTGGACCTCGCGCAGACCGTGCCGGGCGGGCTGTCCCTGCTCCGCGCCGCCGTCCCCCTGCTGAACGCGCTGCCCGTGCCTCCCGGCGAGCACCACGACGTCGACCGGCCCGTCCCCGTGACCGTGACGCTGCGCTGGGCGACCGGGGCAGAGCGGCTCGACACGGTCGCCGTGGAGTGGACGCGGACGCTGGTGCGGGTGCGGATCGCCGACCTGCGCGTGATGACGGGGGCGGTGTGGGTGCCGGCCTCGGACGTGCGGCGGCGGGCGTGCGCGGGAGGGCGCGGCTCACGCGCGGGCTGAGGCCGGCGGGTGCGGCTCACGCGCGGGCCCAGGCCGGCGGGCGCGGCTCACGCACCGGCCGAGGCGCATGGGTGCGGCTCACGCGCGGGCCGGCCGCGGCCACTGCTCAGCGCGCCGGCCGGGCGTCGGCCCCGCTCAGGACAGGCGTTCCAGCGTCACGGCCGCGTGGTGCTCGCGCGGCGAGCCCGGACGGGCGCCCCACGACAGCACCCCGCGCTCGACGGCTCCCACGGTGTCCGGCACGGCGCCCTCGTAGCGCGCGCTCGGGTCGTGGGCGAGCCGCTCCGCGAGCTCCGCGACGCCACGGGCGTCCGCCGCCTCGTCCGCCGCGATCCGGGTCATCCGGAAGAGTGTGTCGGTCATCACAGCTCCTTCGTCGGGCCGGTCAGCCCAGGCTACGATCCGGGCGGGCCGGCCGCTCGGTGGCAGCCCCCGCCGGGCGCACCACACCGGCACGTCCCACCGCACCGCCCCAGCAGACCCCGACCGCCGGCGACCGCCCGGTCGTGCGACCGCCGTCCCGGGAGGACCCCCGTTGCGCCAGCGCCTGCGGCTCACCAGCACCCTCGCCCTCGCGGGCCTGCTCGCGGCCACCGGCCCCGCGGCCGCCCTGCCCGCGGTCGCCGCCACGGCCCCGGCGGTGACGGCCGTGCCCGCCGCGACGAAGCCCCCCGTCACCAACGCCGACGCGTCCGAGAAGACCATCCTCCAGCGCACCAACGCGCTGCGCTCCGGAGCCGGCAAGCGCCCGCTGGTCCGCAGCGCGAAGATGGACGCCGTGGCCGCCGCGTGGGCCACCCGCATGGCGACCACGGGCGACTTCCGCCACAACCCGAGCTTCTCCCGGCAGATCCCGTCCGGCTGGCGCATGGCGGGCGAGAACATCGCGATGAACTCCACGAGCGGCGTCACCCTCTACACGCAGTGGAAGAACTCCGCACCGCACCGCGCGAACATGCTCAACGCGTCGTACAACCGCATCGGCATCGGCGCGGTGAAGGTCGGCAACCGGTACTACGGCGTGCAGGTGTTCGGGGCGTACTGACGTCGCCGCCGTCCGGGACGCCGCACCGGGCGTCCCCGGGCGTCCCGGTCAGGGCAGGCGGTCGGGCTCCTGCACCGGGAGCACGAGGCCCCGGGTCCGCACGGCCTCCGCGATCTCCTGGGCGAACCGGTCCATCGCGACCAGCGTGTCCCGGTCCCACGGGTCGACGACGTCCGCGTACAGGTTCAGCGCGAGCGTCGAGTCGGCGTCGACCTGCGCCGGCAGCGCCGCCGCCGACCGGAAGCCCCGCTCGAGCGCGACCGTCCGCCACGCCGGCCAGCGCTCGTCCGCGGCGATGTCCAGCACCAGCTCCCCGCGCAGCTGCTGCAGGGCCGACACGCAGGGCCCGTCGGCCTCCTCGACCTCCACCCGGTCACACTCCGCGGCCCGCTCGCCGCTGCTCGCGACGTACTGCAGCAGGTCGCGCTGGCGCAGGATGATGCTGCACTCGGTCGGCACCCCGACACGCTCCGCGGCCTGGCGGGCGAACGCGTCCAGGAACGCGAACGTCTCGTCGCGGTCGTCCATCTCGGGCACGGGGCACCTCCAGTCGGGGAGAGGAGTCTCCCACGGCTGCGGAGGGCCGGATGACACGGTCGGCGGCGACGCGGCGACACCACGCCCTCCCGCGCCGTCGCCGCCCGCGCCCGCGCCCGGGCGCGGGCGGACGTGCG
This is a stretch of genomic DNA from Cellulomonas sp. ES6. It encodes these proteins:
- a CDS encoding SPOR domain-containing protein, yielding MADEFYYNTQTGQVEQGKQSTWAHLMGPYPTRDAAQHALEKARARSEAWDEEDRRERS
- the map gene encoding type I methionyl aminopeptidase → MPGMTSVHAPRPALVPGRVGPRRPVPASLPRPEYVDRPAPEPYTGSDVVAPEVVERIRVAARIAAQALAEVGRHVAPGVTTDELDRVGHEFLLDHHAYPSTLGYRGFPKSLCTSVNEVICHGIPDSTVLEDGDIVNVDITAYTGGVHGDNNATFLVGDVDEESRLLVERTQEALARAIKAVRPGREVNVIGRVIEKYAARFGYGVVRDYTGHGVGEAFHSGLVIPHYDAAPQYDRVIEPGMVFTIEPMLNLGTPDWTTWDDGWTVVTADLRRSAQFEHTLLVTDTGAEILTLP
- the ppgK gene encoding polyphosphate--glucose phosphotransferase codes for the protein MSAHTSSHAPRAFGIDIGGSGIKGAPVDLTTGEFAADRVRIPTPQPATPAAVAETVAELVGRFDLPDDTPVGVTFPAVVQHGVARSAANVDVSWIGTNIEHVLGEAVGRPVLAVNDADAAGYAETLYGAARSTSGVTFICTLGTGIGTAMVVDGVLVPNLELGHLEIDGHDAETRASDAARDREGLDFEQWAERLQRYFGVIEDLFWPDLIVVGGGVSKHHEKFLPLLHLRAPIVPAQLRNAAGIVGAAALASRAARAAAGAAAS
- a CDS encoding VOC family protein, producing the protein MGLVVSQLCIDARDPVALARWWQQVLGWRVDEDEDEVALEPPDAATPAWLFLRVPEDKQVKNRLHVDLRPPDGSDQATELDRLLRLGAVPVDVGQGPDVTWHVLADPEGNEFCLLRSTPSQLAALLAAEDAARDAGGADPA
- a CDS encoding CsbD family protein, with protein sequence MGLDDKIANAAEKVSGKAKEAAGRASDDERLEAEGRTDQSKADLKDAGEKVKDAFKH
- a CDS encoding GNAT family N-acetyltransferase, with protein sequence MTGDHADAVLAVFAEGIATGHATFQAEPPTWEEFDTGHREDLRLVAVDDSGSVLGWVAASPVSGRCVYAGVVEVSLYVASAARGRGVGRLLMDALLQAAAAAGVWTAQSGVFPENAASLALHEAAGFRVVGRRERLGLMSHGPLAGQWRDVLLLEKRL
- a CDS encoding CAP domain-containing protein, giving the protein MRQRLRLTSTLALAGLLAATGPAAALPAVAATAPAVTAVPAATKPPVTNADASEKTILQRTNALRSGAGKRPLVRSAKMDAVAAAWATRMATTGDFRHNPSFSRQIPSGWRMAGENIAMNSTSGVTLYTQWKNSAPHRANMLNASYNRIGIGAVKVGNRYYGVQVFGAY
- a CDS encoding GAF domain-containing protein, which translates into the protein MDDRDETFAFLDAFARQAAERVGVPTECSIILRQRDLLQYVASSGERAAECDRVEVEEADGPCVSALQQLRGELVLDIAADERWPAWRTVALERGFRSAAALPAQVDADSTLALNLYADVVDPWDRDTLVAMDRFAQEIAEAVRTRGLVLPVQEPDRLP